Genomic window (Gadus macrocephalus chromosome 13, ASM3116895v1):
GGTCCCCCGGGGGCAGCTCCATCCAGGTCTGGAGGAGGTCTGCGAAGCTGTTGTCCCCCAGTACCAGCGGCCGGCGGTTGCGTCCGCGGGTCAGCAGGGAGTTGGTCCAGTCGGTGGCGTCGCCCGCGTCGAACGGCGTCCAGTTCTCCAGGCAGGCGTCCGACGTGGACTTGGGCCGGCTCCGCTCCCTGGCCCGTCCGGTTGGTGCGCAGGCAGGCGGAGGCTGACACCCGCACGTTCCTGCTCCGGCGCAGCACCGCGGCCTCGTCGCGCCACGACGCCTCCGAGTACCCCGAGTCCAGCTCCAGGCTCCGCTCGCTGTCGGGTGACCCCGgaccctgaccccgcccccgacCCGGACCTGGAAGGAGGCCCAGGCCCGAGTCGGCCcggccgccctcctcctcctcttcctcctcctccagggggcTAGCCAGGCAGCATGCTGAGTCGTATGTGCTGGCCgtactggtggtactggtggtacTGGCCGTACTGGCGTCCGACAAGCGCAGCCTGGCGTGCATCTCACGCCGTTGGCCGAGCCgcagggggcgggccgggcggctgcaggaggaggggggcgtggcgggggcgagggggggcggggccggcgagGCCCTCCGGAGCTGCCTCAGG
Coding sequences:
- the LOC132470215 gene encoding LOW QUALITY PROTEIN: PAK4-inhibitor inka2-like (The sequence of the model RefSeq protein was modified relative to this genomic sequence to represent the inferred CDS: deleted 2 bases in 2 codons) — translated: MVQMRSKGMLCLQDSGGVCLREQVDYMRRSLQDLRQLRRASPAPPPLAPATPPSSCSRPARPLRLGQRREMHARLRLSDASTASTTSTTSTASTYDSACCLASPLEEEEEEEEGGRADSGLGLLPGPGRGRGQGPGSPDSERSLELDSGYSEASWRDEAAVLRRSRNVRVSASACLRTNRTGQGRSRPKSTSDACLENWTPFDAGDATDWTNSLLTRGRNRRPLVLGDNSFADLLQTWMELPPGDPRGPPAPRGAGARGTGPGFLGNMRRRWAGISKNVEDRVRMRSTESRADRTVNAPKRLSCPVGVAPLGQTPFFHQSLSVLSEAQDPSDYFHFRALMKSGSRQPIICSDLIGYVWKRLFHQ